Proteins encoded in a region of the Saccharothrix ecbatanensis genome:
- a CDS encoding DUF6766 family protein, with translation MKRFLRDNGLGLTFGLLCLATLVGQAFAGNADLNNRRLTDGGDPIGLWEYVMSSDYAVDVAENWQSEYLQFFLFIFATVWLMQRGSPESKPASRIGAESDKDQLLGAHVKEQSPPWAKAGGWRTALYSNSLGLVMLGLFVGSWLTQSIAGRSAYNNDRLNDFLDPITWWDYVLSADFWNRSLQNWQSEFLAIGSMVVLSVYLRQRGSPESKPVGTPHTATDESG, from the coding sequence GTGAAGAGGTTCCTGCGGGACAACGGGTTGGGCCTGACGTTCGGCCTGCTGTGCCTGGCCACGCTGGTCGGCCAGGCGTTCGCGGGCAACGCCGACCTGAACAACCGGCGGCTCACCGACGGCGGTGACCCGATCGGCTTGTGGGAGTACGTGATGTCGTCGGACTACGCGGTGGACGTGGCCGAGAACTGGCAGTCGGAGTACCTCCAGTTCTTCCTGTTCATCTTCGCCACCGTGTGGCTCATGCAGCGCGGTTCGCCGGAGTCGAAACCGGCGTCGCGGATCGGCGCGGAGTCGGACAAGGATCAACTGCTCGGCGCGCACGTGAAGGAGCAGTCGCCGCCGTGGGCGAAGGCGGGCGGCTGGCGGACGGCGCTGTACTCGAACTCGCTGGGCCTGGTCATGCTCGGCCTGTTCGTCGGCTCGTGGCTGACCCAGTCGATCGCCGGGCGCAGCGCGTACAACAACGACCGGCTGAACGACTTCCTGGACCCGATCACGTGGTGGGACTACGTGCTGAGCGCCGACTTCTGGAACCGGTCGCTGCAGAACTGGCAGTCGGAGTTCCTGGCCATCGGCTCGATGGTGGTGCTGAGCGTGTACCTGCGCCAACGCGGATCGCCGGAGTCCAAGCCGGTCGGCACGCCGCACACGGCCACGGACGAGTCGGGCTGA
- a CDS encoding DUF6328 family protein codes for MSQAEESHQRRLARNLNELLQELRVAQAGVQILFGFLLSIAFTERYAAADAYVRVTHLITVLFAACAVALLTAPAAWHRILFRRGRREDVIEVANRYAILGLACLAVAMTGTILVLGEVIIGGWAGIALGVFAALFFGTLWFALPWRERGRDSTGDEDDEDEEDRLE; via the coding sequence GTGAGCCAAGCCGAGGAGTCGCACCAGCGGAGGTTGGCCCGCAACCTCAACGAGTTGCTGCAAGAACTGCGGGTCGCGCAGGCGGGCGTGCAGATCCTGTTCGGTTTCCTGCTGTCCATCGCCTTCACCGAGCGCTATGCGGCAGCCGACGCGTACGTCCGCGTCACCCACTTGATCACGGTCCTCTTCGCCGCGTGCGCGGTCGCGCTGCTCACCGCGCCGGCGGCCTGGCACCGGATCCTCTTCCGCCGCGGCAGGCGGGAGGACGTGATCGAGGTGGCGAACCGCTACGCGATCCTCGGGCTGGCGTGCCTCGCGGTGGCCATGACCGGCACCATCCTGGTGCTCGGCGAGGTCATCATCGGCGGCTGGGCGGGCATCGCGCTGGGCGTGTTCGCGGCCCTGTTCTTCGGCACGCTGTGGTTCGCGCTGCCGTGGCGTGAGCGTGGCCGTGACTCGACGGGGGACGAGGACGACGAAGACGAGGAAGACCGCCTCGAATAG
- a CDS encoding cytochrome P450, whose protein sequence is MAVASRLDTGRAFAKVLLPTLAKGVIVRRPPVMAMAEKMQADAVAVATMMRFRQRYGPQPLRLRVTGRSIALLLDPVDVSRLLADSPSPFALATREKKAALAHFQPHGVLISTGEERARRRALNEEVLRPEKIDAQGIVADEADLLLRHVRSSGVLTWDSFAQAWWRAARRIVLGSFAREDVELTDMLKTLRGHANWAYLHPRREGLRRRFDGRLRRHLERREPNSLASLAPADDVAEQAPHWLFAFDAAGIVTMRALAIGGSGQAGIWESARLWPTTPVILRESTEPTHWHGAWLPAGTTFVVFAPYFHRDRERLPYADEYAPDIWPTPPEPALVPFSGGPGVCPGRDLVLVAASTMLDTLRDHLAVPTLHAPLPTTLNHFALSFDAVNTTG, encoded by the coding sequence GTGGCCGTAGCGTCCCGGCTCGACACCGGCCGGGCGTTCGCCAAGGTGCTGCTGCCGACGCTGGCCAAGGGCGTGATCGTGCGCCGGCCGCCGGTGATGGCGATGGCCGAGAAGATGCAGGCCGACGCCGTGGCGGTGGCCACCATGATGCGGTTCCGGCAGCGGTACGGCCCGCAACCGTTGCGGCTCAGGGTGACGGGACGCAGCATCGCGCTGCTGCTGGACCCGGTGGACGTCTCGCGGCTGCTGGCCGACTCGCCGTCGCCGTTCGCCCTGGCCACCCGGGAGAAGAAGGCCGCGTTGGCGCACTTCCAGCCGCACGGCGTGCTGATCTCGACGGGGGAGGAGCGCGCGCGGCGCCGTGCGTTGAACGAGGAAGTGCTGCGGCCGGAGAAGATCGACGCGCAGGGGATCGTGGCGGACGAGGCGGACCTGCTGCTGCGGCACGTCCGGAGCAGCGGTGTGCTCACGTGGGACTCGTTCGCGCAGGCGTGGTGGCGGGCGGCGCGGCGGATCGTGCTCGGCTCCTTCGCGCGCGAGGACGTCGAGCTGACCGACATGCTGAAAACGTTGCGCGGCCACGCGAACTGGGCCTACCTGCACCCGCGCCGCGAAGGGCTGCGCCGGCGGTTCGACGGACGCCTGCGCAGGCACCTGGAGCGTCGTGAGCCGAACAGCCTGGCGAGCCTCGCGCCCGCCGACGACGTGGCGGAACAGGCGCCGCACTGGCTGTTCGCGTTCGACGCGGCGGGCATCGTGACCATGCGGGCGCTGGCGATCGGCGGCTCCGGCCAGGCCGGGATCTGGGAGTCGGCGCGGCTCTGGCCGACCACGCCGGTGATCCTGCGGGAGAGCACGGAACCGACCCACTGGCACGGCGCCTGGCTGCCCGCCGGCACCACGTTCGTCGTGTTCGCGCCCTACTTCCACCGTGATCGGGAACGGCTGCCGTACGCCGACGAGTACGCGCCGGACATCTGGCCCACGCCGCCCGAACCGGCTCTGGTGCCGTTCAGCGGCGGTCCGGGCGTGTGCCCGGGGCGTGATCTCGTGCTGGTCGCGGCGAGCACCATGCTCGACACCCTGCGGGACCACCTCGCCGTGCCGACGTTGCACGCGCCCCTGCCCACCACCCTGAACCACTTCGCGCTGTCGTTCGATGCGGTTAACACAACCGGGTGA
- a CDS encoding SDR family oxidoreductase, translated as MLGQVLVTGGASGLGAAVVHAVHELGGRPLVLDKAAPSSAEVADFESVDLSDTRAAERAVRAIAERNGGLRAVVTAAGTDACGRLDQVSGADWDRVVMVNLLGTAAVVRAALPMLDGGRVVTIASTLGLRAVSDATAYCASKFGVVGFTRALAAETAGRVGVTLVIPGGMRTHFFDDRAEQYRPPDDSKLNPPERVADAIVFALSQPEGCEVRELVVAHAEEGSWP; from the coding sequence ATGCTCGGCCAGGTGTTGGTTACGGGCGGCGCGTCCGGGTTGGGCGCGGCCGTGGTGCACGCGGTGCACGAGCTGGGCGGACGTCCGCTGGTGCTGGACAAGGCCGCGCCGTCGTCCGCGGAGGTGGCCGACTTCGAGTCGGTGGACCTGTCCGACACCAGGGCGGCGGAACGCGCGGTGCGGGCGATCGCCGAGCGCAACGGCGGCCTGCGCGCGGTGGTGACGGCGGCGGGCACGGACGCGTGCGGCCGGCTGGACCAGGTGTCCGGCGCCGACTGGGACCGGGTGGTGATGGTGAACCTGCTCGGCACCGCGGCGGTGGTGCGGGCGGCGTTGCCGATGCTCGACGGCGGCCGGGTGGTGACCATCGCGTCGACCCTCGGGCTGCGCGCGGTCAGCGACGCGACCGCGTACTGCGCCTCGAAGTTCGGCGTGGTCGGCTTCACGAGGGCGTTGGCGGCCGAGACCGCCGGACGGGTCGGCGTGACGCTGGTGATCCCCGGCGGGATGCGCACCCACTTCTTCGACGACCGGGCCGAGCAGTACCGGCCGCCGGACGACAGCAAGCTGAACCCGCCCGAGCGGGTCGCCGACGCGATCGTGTTCGCCCTGAGCCAGCCCGAGGGGTGCGAGGTCCGCGAACTCGTGGTGGCGCACGCCGAGGAGGGGTCGTGGCCGTAG
- a CDS encoding alcohol dehydrogenase catalytic domain-containing protein: protein MKAVTWHGKRDVRVDTVPDPIIKEPTDIVVRITSSGLCGSDLHLYEVMGPFIDEGDILGHEPMGVVEEVGVGVADVKPGDRVVVPFNISCGTCFMCSRGLQSQCETTQVREHGTGAALFGYTKLYGQVPGAQAEYLRVPFGNTLPIKVPEGPPDDRFVYLSDVLPTAWQAVEYAGTRDSLVVLGLGPIGDMATRIAQHRGVGQVIGVDLVPERMARAKNHGVTVLNVRDSHLVDHIRDLTDGRGPEAVIDAVGMEAHGAPVAKFAHQAVGLLPDAIAARFMQTAGVDRLHALRLAIDIVRRGGTISVVGVYGGMADPLPMLTLFDKQVQLRMGQANVWHWVPEILPLLTDADPLGVDSFATHHLPLDEAPHAYDIFQRKQDSAVKVLLRP, encoded by the coding sequence ATGAAGGCCGTCACGTGGCACGGCAAGCGGGACGTTCGCGTGGACACCGTGCCCGATCCGATCATCAAGGAGCCGACCGACATCGTCGTGCGCATCACGTCGTCCGGGCTGTGCGGCTCCGACCTGCACCTTTACGAGGTGATGGGCCCGTTCATCGACGAGGGCGACATCCTGGGGCACGAGCCGATGGGCGTGGTCGAGGAGGTCGGCGTGGGTGTCGCCGACGTCAAGCCGGGCGACCGCGTGGTGGTGCCGTTCAACATCTCCTGCGGCACGTGCTTCATGTGCTCGCGCGGCCTCCAGTCGCAGTGCGAGACGACCCAGGTGCGCGAGCACGGCACGGGCGCGGCGCTGTTCGGCTACACCAAGCTGTACGGGCAGGTGCCGGGCGCCCAGGCCGAGTACCTGCGGGTGCCGTTCGGCAACACGTTGCCGATCAAGGTGCCGGAAGGACCGCCGGACGACCGGTTCGTCTACCTGTCCGACGTGCTGCCGACGGCGTGGCAGGCGGTGGAGTACGCGGGCACGCGGGACAGCCTGGTGGTCCTCGGGCTCGGCCCGATCGGCGACATGGCGACCCGGATCGCGCAGCACCGCGGCGTCGGGCAGGTCATCGGGGTCGACCTGGTGCCGGAACGGATGGCGCGCGCCAAGAACCACGGCGTCACCGTGCTGAACGTGCGGGACAGCCACCTCGTGGACCACATCCGCGACCTGACCGACGGCCGCGGCCCGGAGGCCGTGATCGACGCCGTCGGCATGGAGGCGCACGGCGCGCCGGTGGCGAAGTTCGCCCACCAGGCCGTCGGACTGCTGCCGGACGCCATCGCGGCCCGGTTCATGCAGACCGCGGGCGTGGACCGGCTGCACGCGCTGCGGCTGGCGATCGACATCGTGCGGCGCGGCGGCACGATCTCGGTGGTCGGCGTGTACGGCGGGATGGCGGACCCGCTGCCGATGCTGACCCTGTTCGACAAGCAGGTGCAGCTGCGCATGGGCCAGGCGAACGTGTGGCACTGGGTGCCGGAGATCCTGCCGCTGCTGACCGACGCCGACCCGCTCGGCGTGGACTCGTTCGCCACGCACCACCTGCCGCTGGACGAGGCGCCGCACGCCTACGACATCTTCCAGCGCAAGCAGGACAGCGCCGTCAAAGTGCTGCTGCGCCCGTGA